A genomic window from Myotis daubentonii chromosome 4, mMyoDau2.1, whole genome shotgun sequence includes:
- the HMGCS1 gene encoding hydroxymethylglutaryl-CoA synthase, cytoplasmic, translated as MPGSLPLNAEASWPKDVGIVALEIYFPSQYVDQAELEKYDGVDAGKYTIGLGQARMGFCTDREDINSLCMTVVQNLMERNGLSYDCIGRLEVGTETIIDKSKSVKTNLMQLFEESGNTDVEGIDTTNACYGGTAAVFNAVNWIESSSWDGRYALVVAGDIAVYATGNARPTGGVGAIALLIGPNAPLIFERGLRGTHMQHAYDFYKPDMLSEYPIVDGRLSIQCYLSALDRCYSVYRKKIRAQWQKEGNDRDFTLNDFSFMIFHSPYCKLVQKSLARMMLNDFLNDQNRDKNSIYGGLEAFGDVKLEDTYFDRDVEKAFMKASSDLFNQKTKASLLVSNQNGNMYTSSVYGSLASVLAQYSPQQLAGKRIGVFSYGSGLAATLYSLKVTQDATPGSALDKITASLCDLKSRLDSRTCVAPAAFSESMKLREDTHHLGNYIPQSSIDSLFEGTWYLVRVDEKHRRTYARRPSPNANTLNEGVGLVHSSTATEHIPSPAKKVPRLPGTAAEPEAAVISNGEH; from the exons ATGCCTGGGTCACTTCCTTTGAATGCAGAAGCCTCCTGGCCAAAAGATGTGGGCATTGTTGCCCTTGAGATCTATTTTCCTTCTCAATATGTTGATCAAGCTGAGTTGGAAAAATACGATGGTGTAGATGCTGGAAAGTATACTATTGGCTTGGGCCAGGCCAGGATGGGCTTCTGCACGGATAGAGAAGATATCAACTCTCTTTGCATGACTGTGGTTCAGAACCTCATGGAGAGAAATGGCCTTTCTTATGATTGCATTGGGCGGCTGGAAGTCGGAACAGAGACAATCATCGACAAATCCAAGTCAGTGAAGACCAATTTGATGCAGCTCTTTGAGGAGTCTGGGAACACAGATGTAGAAGGAATAGATACCACGAACGCCTGCTACGGAGGCACGGCCGCTGTCTTCAATGCTGTGAACTGGATCGAGTCCAGCTCCTGGGATG GACGGTACGCCCTGGTAGTTGCAGGAGATATTGCCGTGTATGCCACAGGAAATGCTCGGCCTACAGGTGGCGTCGGAGCCATTGCTCTGCTCATTGGGCCAAATGCTCCTTTAATTTTTGAACGAG GACTTCGTGGGACACACATGCAACATGCCTATGACTTTTACAAGCCTGACATGCTTTCCGAATATCCCATCGTGGATGGGAGACTCTCCATCCAGTGCTACCTCAGTGCATTAGACCGCTGCTACTCTGTCTACCGCAAAAAGATCCGTGCCCAGTGGCAGAAAG AGGGAAATGATAGAGATTTTACCTTGAACGATTTCAGCTTCATGATCTTCCACTCACCATACTGTAAACTGGTTCAGAAATCTCTGGCTCGGATGATGCTGAATGACTTCCTGAATGACCAGAACAGAGATAAAAATAGCATCTATGGTGGCCTGGAAGCCTTTGG GGATGTTAAATTAGAAGATACTTACTTTGATAGAGATGTGGAAAAGGCATTTATGAAGGCTAGTTCTGACCTCTTCAATCAGAAAACGAAGGCATCTTTGCTTGTATCCAATCAGAATGGAAACATGTACACGTCCTCCGTGTATGGCTCCCTTGCCTCTGTTCTGGCCCA GTACTCGCCTCAGCAGCTGGCAGGGAAGAGGATTGGCGTGTTCTCCTATGGCTCTGGCTTGGCTGCCACCCTGTACTCCCTTAAAGTTACCCAAGATGCCACCCCAG GTTCTGCTCTTGATAAAATCACAGCAAGTCTATGTGACCTTAAATCGAGGCTCGACTCAAGGACATGTGTGGCACCAGCTGCTTTTTCAGAAAgcatgaagctcagagaggacacTCATCACCTGG GCAACTACATTCCCCAGAGTTCCATAGATTCCCTTTTTGAAGGAACATGGTACCTGGTTCGAGTGGATGAAAAGCACAGGAGAACTTACGCCCGGCGACCCTCTCCTAATGCCAACACTTTGAATGAAGGAGTAGGACTTGTGCATTCAAGCACAGCCACTGAG cacATTCCAAGTCCTGCGAAGAAAGTGCCACGGCTCCCGGGGACAGCAGCAGAGCCAGAAGCAGCTGTCATCAGCAACGGGGAGCATTAA